The genomic segment GACGTGCCTGCCGGGCACGTAGTCGCCGGGCGTCATGAACACCACGTCGGACTCGCCCAGCGACGGCAGCACGCGCCCGATGTGGTGCAGGAACGCCGGGCTGGGCCCGACCACGAGCACGCCGTGGCGTTCCATCCGCTCCCGCTGGGTGTAGAGCAGGTAGGCGACCCGGTGCAGCGCCACCACGGTCTTCCCGGTGCCCGGGCCGCCCTCGATCACCAGCACCCCCGGGTGCTCGTGGCGGATGATCTCGTCCTGCTCACCCTGGATGGTCGCCACGATGTCGCGCATGCCCTCGCCGCGTGGCGCGTTGACCGCCGCCAGCAGGGCGGCGTCCCCGCCCTCGTCCCCGCCGGGGCGGCCGAACACCTCGTCGGTGAACCCGGTCAGCTGGCGGCCGCGGGTGTGGAACTGGCGGCGCCGTCGCATGTTCTCCGGGCGCGCGCCGGTGGCCACGTAGAACGCGCGCGCGGCCGGTGCCCGCCAGTCGAGCAGCACCGGTTCGTACCCGTTGTCCTCGTCGAACAGGCCGATCCGGCCGATGTAGGACGGTTCCCCGGACACGCTGTCCAACCGGCCGAAGCACAGCCCGTTGTCCGCCACGTCCAGCCGCTTCGCCTCCCTGGCCCGCGCGCGCACCGCGACGTCGCGTTCCATGGCCGTCTCGCCGGTGCCCCGCACGGCGGCGGTGTACCCCGCCTTCACCCGTGCGCGCTCGGCGTCGAGCCGCGTGTAGAGCCCGCCCACGTAGTCGCGTTCGGACTGAAGTTCGTCTTCATACCCCTGAGTTGACACAAGCCCCTCACTGCGCGCCGATCTCGTCCCGTCCACCCGGTGCCGGGCTCCCCCGCGGAACCACCGTTTCGCGGACCGGCTGATTCTGAAGGACGACCGGGGGCTTGCGGCAAGCCCCGGGGTGCGCTATAAGTTTGGTATGGGAGGGCGTGCGCGCCCTCTTTTTTTGTGCCCGCGGGTTCAGGAGGCGACGGAGTCGAGCAGCCAGTGGTAGCGCAGCCGCAGGGCTCGCTCCACGGCGGACAGCACACCGGCGACGACCATCGTGATGTTCGCCCACCCGGGTAGGCGGATCGGTGAGGTGAAGGTGCCGAGGTGCTCGGCCACCACCGGAATCCGCGTGACGCCCTCGATGCCTTTGAGCAGGGCGACGGAGAGCACGACCAGCAGAATGGCGACGGCCACCACGCCGACAACGGCGCTGGTGCGGGGAAAGCGCTGCCCGAACCGCGCCCGGAGTCCTTCCTGCGAACGGCGATGTGGGCGCAGCGTGCGCTCACCGCCGTCCGCGGAAACGAAGTGCATGCGCTTCAACCCGAACGCGCTGGTGGCGACTTCGATGACGCCACCGGGCACGGGAAAGGTCGCCGGGAGGTTGGCGCGGTAGAGCTGCACCCCGTCCCGGTACAGCGCGGCCGGGCTCTTGCCGCTCGCGCTTTCGTGCTGCTTCTTGGTTTTCGCGTCGACGAGGTAGCGGACGTCGACCGCGTAGGTGTGGTTGCTGCCCGAAGGTTCGGCGAGATCGAGGAAGAACAGCGAACGGGAGAAAACCTGCCAAAGGCGGTAATCGCCGAGCGCGCTCCCGTCGCCGGACCTGACCCGGCCCAGTTGCCAGCGCCGCTTGAGCTCTTTGACCATGCGGTCCAGTAGAAACGGTGCCCTTGGGGCACAGTCAAGCCGCGGCGGCCCGGCGGCGGACAGTGCGCTCGAGAATGCCCAAGGTGGCCTTGAGGGCGGTTTCGGACACCACCGGGAAATCGAGGCGTTCCTTCCACTCCGCACTGGCTTCCGACCAGTCGTAATAGGACGTGACGCGGGTGCCGTCCCCGGCCGGTTCCAGGCGGTAGCCGTAGAGGTGGCGGGCGTGCGGGCGCACCCGGCCTTCGACGGTCCAGGCGATCTCCTCGCCGGGGCGGCACGTGGTGATGACCACCTCGACCTCGTACTTGCCCAGGGGGACGTCGCCGAGGGCTTCCCGGTCCATGTGCACGCGGAAGCGGTCGCCCGCCCGCCGGACCGGGTCCCCTTCGGCGTCCATGAGCATGCCCGACGCGTCGATGTCCACGTGCCCCTTCGGATCGGCCAGTACCGCGAAGACGGCGTCAGCGGGTGCGGGAACGAGCCGGGAGACCTCGATCCGTTCTGGCCCAGGGGTTTCCGCCGTGGCGACCAGGACCGCGCGCCCGAGGGTGTGGGGAGCCATGGTGAACCCGAGGACGGCCGGGGTGGCGTCGGCCGGAACGCCGAGCGATTCGACGTCGAGGGCGTGCACCACGACGAAGTAGCGATGCGGGCCGTGCCCGGCTGGTGGAGCGGCACCGAGGAATCGGGCCACACCAGCGTCGTTCGGCAACTGGACGGCGCCTTCGGGCAGACCCGAGCCGGTGTCGTCGCCTGCTCCTTCGGGCAGTTCCGTGACGGTGGCGGGGATGTCGGCGACCGCCCAGTGCCAGAAGCCGGACCCGGTGGGGGCGTCGGGGTCGTAGACGGTGACGGCGTAACTACGGGTGCCCGCCGGGGCGCCACGCCAGGCCAGGTGCGGGGATTCGTCCTTGCCTTCCAGCCAGGCGGGGCCGGCGGTGCTGACGGTGCCGACTTCGAAGGAGGGCACCTCGGGGAGGCGGGCGAACGGGTCGTTGGCGCTCATCGCGTCGTGTCCTTTCCGGCCGGGGTGGCGGCCACGCGATCGACGATAGCAGGAATAATCGATTATCTATGCGATCGTCTATGCTTGCTCCATGGCTCGAGAAGTTTCGGAGAAGCAGATGCTCTCCGAGCAGGTCTACGGACGCCTGCGGGGCGCGATCATGCGCGGGAGCTACGCGCCCGGCGAGGCCCTCAAACCGCAGGACCTCGCCAAGGAGCACGGCGTGAGCCTGGCCGTGGTGCGCGAAGCGCTGGTGCGGGTGGTCGGCGAGGGCCTCGCCGACCGGCTGCCCAACCGCGGTTTCGCCGTCCCGGCCTACTCCGACCGCCGCTGGCAGGAGATCGCGGAAGCCCGCCGGACCGTCGAACCGGTGGTGCTGCGCCTGTCCATCGAACGCGGCGACGTCGAGTGGGAGGCGCGGGTCCGAGCCGCCCACCACCGGCTGGCCCGCACCCCCGCTTTCGGCCCGGACGAAGGCGCGTACTACAGCGAAGAGTGGTCCGAAGCGCACCGGGTCTTCCACCGCGCCCTCCTGGAGGGGTGCGGCAACCCGGTGCTGCTGGACTCGTTCGACCGGATGTGGTCCGCGAGCGAACTGGCCCGCCGGTGGTCCGCCCACCGCAGTCCCGGCCGCGACCACCTTGTCGAGCACCGGCGGCTCGAAGAAGCCGCACTGGCCCGCGACCCCGACGCCGCGGCCGAAGCACTGACGCGGCACCTCACCCTGACCGCGGCCGGCCTGTCCGGTGAAACGCCCT from the Amycolatopsis magusensis genome contains:
- a CDS encoding GntR family transcriptional regulator; the encoded protein is MLSEQVYGRLRGAIMRGSYAPGEALKPQDLAKEHGVSLAVVREALVRVVGEGLADRLPNRGFAVPAYSDRRWQEIAEARRTVEPVVLRLSIERGDVEWEARVRAAHHRLARTPAFGPDEGAYYSEEWSEAHRVFHRALLEGCGNPVLLDSFDRMWSASELARRWSAHRSPGRDHLVEHRRLEEAALARDPDAAAEALTRHLTLTAAGLSGETP
- a CDS encoding YbhB/YbcL family Raf kinase inhibitor-like protein: MSANDPFARLPEVPSFEVGTVSTAGPAWLEGKDESPHLAWRGAPAGTRSYAVTVYDPDAPTGSGFWHWAVADIPATVTELPEGAGDDTGSGLPEGAVQLPNDAGVARFLGAAPPAGHGPHRYFVVVHALDVESLGVPADATPAVLGFTMAPHTLGRAVLVATAETPGPERIEVSRLVPAPADAVFAVLADPKGHVDIDASGMLMDAEGDPVRRAGDRFRVHMDREALGDVPLGKYEVEVVITTCRPGEEIAWTVEGRVRPHARHLYGYRLEPAGDGTRVTSYYDWSEASAEWKERLDFPVVSETALKATLGILERTVRRRAAAA